gctagaaaaattaatttaaaatactcGAAATACTTTGAGAaataaacattaatttttcgattttcctacAGTAAAATAACTTTGATTGACACTTTCGATCAtacaatttcggaaaaaaccCCAACAACGAAATTTCAGGACAAGCGAATGTTCTCATTTATTGCTCGCGCCGAGGGTGCTAGTGGGAAGCCGTCTTGTTACGCGTTCACATCAGAAAAGCTAGCTGAAGATATCACTCTAACTATCGGAGAGGCTTTTGATCTCGCCTACAAGAGATTCCTTGATAAAAATCGAACGTCTTTGGAGAATCAGAAGCAAATatacattttgaagaaaaagattGTGGAGCTTGAAACCGAGAATCAAGTGCTCATTGAGCGATTAGCAGAAGCTCTACGGGCTAATAGTAAAGCTGATTATGAGAACACggtagttttttaaaattacaaaacaaattattaatATATAACATTTTCAGGGTCCCCCAATCTATCCAGGATTAGGTCCTCCAGCACTTCCACTTTCTCCGATGCCTCAAGGACCTCCACCAAACATTCCTCCATCCTCAATATATTCCATGCCACGTGCCAACGATCTTCCACCAACTGAAATGGCTCCAACTCTCCCTCAGATTTCTACATCATCAAATGGAGCATCACCATCCGTGAGCCCGGCATCCACATCACCATCTGGACCAGCTCCATCAATTCCTCCACCGAGACCTCCTGCACTGGCTCCTCCGCCACCAGTTGCTCCACGCAGAAACCCCGTTGTTTCACCGAAAAACTCCACGGCGGGATTGTTGGATGGATTGGAGTTGGGGTCAGCTGAGCCGGCAAAAAAAGCTCCTAGTAATATTTTCGATGATTCGTTTGATCCCAGAGCTGGAGAAAAAAAGAGCACTGCAGCTGAGTATAGTGagttttcaacaataaaaagatcttttcaaaaaagtaatattttctAGATCCATTCGGTGCGGACTTCCTCAGTGGCATTCAAAATGGTAAAGAAGCACCACCATCAGCCTCCGCTGAACTTCTCGCTTCTGAAGCAATCGCTCGTCTTCCAAAGCCAGAATCCTCATCTGTACCACCCAAAAAGACCGCTGCAGAGTATGATGCAATGATCAATGAAGTGGAGAAGAAGCTTGCCGCGATGAGTAGTGGATCATTTGAGTTCGGGCAGCTTCAAACCGGGGACCTTGGCGGAATCGAAGGCGAAAGCGATTATGGAACACCATCGGATCGTTTGAATCCGAAAATGATGAATTTGAAGCAATAagtttatttccttttttttaaattttccaattttctacgTTTCACggtgatttttttccattgcATTCTTGTACTATTCTTGTATCATTCTTTTACTAGCAGGGTTTGGCCGAACGGCTTGCCAAATTTATTAGCTGAATGTATTTATTTGCACGctatcatttttaaaaattacttacttacttacatgtgaaaaataaactgGAATGTCTCATGGCTAAAATGTCACAAAGCTTTTCTGGCaacaaatagaaaaagtttaaatattaTGAAGTTGTTGTATTGACTTTCCACGCAGCGACCATTCTATCGAAACCAGCGGTGAGCAGATTGTTGGCAGGATGCTCGTCGAGCCATGCACAGCACGTCACCATTCGTTCGTGACATCGGCGGTTCGGCATACGTGGCAGGCGATTTCCATTGAGATCATAGATCCTGACGTGACGATTATCCATTGGGATGGCGATGACCGGATGTGACTTGCTGATCGCCACACGATTCGCCGGTGATGAGAGCCGAATCGTGGCCAGCGGGGTTCGCATGTTTCGAAGATCCCAGATTTTTACAGTAGCATCGTCACTGGACGACACGATTCGATAGTCCGTGTTAAAGCTGACCGAAGTCACTGAATCCTGGTGTCCCTGGAACACTGCGACCGACTGTATGGCTTCTCGGAAATCCCAGAGGCGGAAGGTGGAGTCTTTGGATGAGGTGAGCACGAGCTTTTGATTGGAGTGAGTGCTACAGTGATTAAGCTCACTTTCATGACCTgcaaattattcatttttgaaatttaaagtcGTTTTGTGACACCCTACCACTTAAAATATTCACAACTTCTCCTTTCTCAACATCCCAAACATTTGCCGTTCGATCCCAGGAAGCAGTGACCATCTGCTGTCCTCCAGCAAGCCATTCACAACAGCTAACAGGAGCTCGATGTCCGGTAAGCCGCATAACAGGGACACGGATCCGATGACCGTCGGATTTTTCGCTGGACGAGGTGAAGCGATTGTGTTCGACGACGCCGAGCAAGTTGTTCGGATCTCGGTGGTGCTCCTCTTCTTCCTCGGAACTGTGATCGGATGGAGCTGAAAATAGTTATAGCTATAGGGAAGTTTATTATTCCGAAGAagtccattttgtgggcggggcttaCCATGTCCCGCCCATTTTctaggtgtttttttttcaaaaatacaagaatttaaaaaatatttcaataaatttcggtgaaatttcaaaatcttattgaaaaaactgtgtttcaagtttttttaatccgAAAATTTCGCCTTCTGGCaactataatttttgtaaaatcgtttttaaagttttcaatagtcttcaaactattgaaaacttttttgtttattttttttagaaactgtCTGCTTTTTTGGCAAACCAGCGATTTTAGGCGACTTTCAGCGCTaaactttgcaatttttaagaattttttgaaaatttaccatTATTACTGGGAACCTTCCAAATATGCGTTGACTCATCACCACTCGCTGTCGCCAGCAACAGTCCTGACGCTGGTCCGGATCCTTCAGTACTATCCACAGCACAATTATTGGAGATTGCCACACAATTGACACTTCCAGTGTGTCCAGTATATGTTGCCAGACAGGCTCCACTTTCCAATGACCAGATACGGGCGGTTTGATCTGCACTCGCACTTGCACAAATATTTCTTGTCGAATCAGCTGCCACATGCCATACACCATCTTTATGTCCTTCTAGAAGTCGACTCAATCGGAATTTTGATCCATCACGGAATACTGGAGGTCCTCGAAGAGCTGTTCGCAACTTTTGACCCATTTGAATTGCTTTTCGACTTGATTTTCCAGATTCTTGAACTCCAAAAACCTCCTGCGCCACAACATTCGCTGCTTCACCTTCAGTTTGTGTCAATTGAACAATTCGAGCACGTACTGAAACTTGATATATTGAGGTTTTGATTGGCTGCAAATCATAAACTAACGAGCACAATTCTCGGCATACAATGTGTCAAACTCCTTTTCAATGTGCCCAAAGAGCTGATAGAGACGGGCTCGATACGGAGCATCGTCAACGTCCAATGAGCTCTGAAGAACTGTGAGTGCTCCGCTGATCTCTGTATCGACAGTACCACGTCGTGAACGCATCACCTTCTCTTTTTCGGCATCTTTTGAATTCTCCGATTGTGGCATTGACCCActgcaaaattaataatatttataaCATGCAAAACTTATTGGCAAATTTGTTTCATCCTTTTTCAAACTTGCTCtcataaattccaaaattttcctgaTAATTAGGTTTCTTTCATTCtgttaaatttagtttttattgaaaaaagattcACTGCCAGCccgtttttaatttaaaaatgattttttgttgggtTTTAGGTTTAAAAGCCATTATTTTGAGgcagattcaaaaaaaatctatatattaattctgaaaaattcaaattagaagaaaataaatattcacaaGGACGACAAATCCATATTTAAAAAGGTTTCAATTcctgttaaaattaaaaatgttattgatttcatctgaaaattatgacaAATGacaatattcgaaaaaaataaaataaatatttttgagagaaaaggagaaaagagaaaaaagaatacGTTATGTTCACTGATATGATTGATTTCGGGAGAAGgatggatttttttcagaaaaaaagaaaaaaacaaattaaatattacAGAAGCATTGTACGTCAAATTAATGTCTAAATCTCTTCAGGAACTTCGTGATTCGGATCAATTTCCACGTGTGACTCTACCTCCAGCATCTCATCGTGTTTAAGCATATTTCGGGCTGTGCCTAAGCCAAATCTTGCGTCgagtataattttttgcatgttGAATTTCATCAcggatttctgaaaatagatttttttaatatttcgaaaGTTAAATATTGATGTTGAAGTTTGCCTGGTGATTTTTCAATGGGAACTTCAATGATTTTTAGGCTGATTTATTACAAATATTGaacataatttgattttttttgttttagctcattttttaaaacaatttttcctgtGTAACTCAAGACTTGAATCCAGGATTATTTCAAGTTtgcttgtatttttttctttttggaaaatttcacttttttctgagaaattcgatttttgtccacaattttcaatgttttttctcaaaatttaaattttgtaagcAAATGACATTTCttcctataaaaaattttttatatccaaattcgaatttttgtataaaactccaatttattaatgaaaaatcgaatttttaaaactcttccgcgtaaattttgttaaaaaccaaaaattacctCATCATCAGATAACCTGTTCAAGACACTATTGATATGTTGTTGAAATGCGAGATCTTCATCATATTGTATCGCCATTTCATCAGAAGGTCCTCCAACCACCACTTGCTGCTCAATATCATCTCCAACACCCccatcatctgaaaattcattcaatattcatatttttccagcGAAAAATTACCAATATCTTGATGATGATAATGATCCATTGAAGTTGATGGCATATCCATTTCATGATTTTGTGAACTTGATTGTTGAGATTCCAGAAGCATTCCAGAACCTATTTTACACTCTCCATCAGCTTCTAAAATAATCTCATCGTCGGCAATTGGGACTCCATCGGTTAGAATTTCTTTGGGTAGACACGGGGCATTTGATGAGGTTGATACACCGACCATTTCACTATTTCGATGACCCACTTCCAAgtgtattttcttttttggtggTTCCGATGGCATATTTgaactgaaatgttttattaagtGAAGTTtaagaagtaaaaaaaaaactcacgaatCTATAAGTTCTGGCATCGAATCATAAACCAGGGAGTTTGTTCGGTgaggctgaaaatttaattcttatttaaataaattattttttcctacCATATGTACCAATCTTCTAGATGAAGCCACTGTAACTGCAGGTTGCGGCGTTGCACTTCTATGCGCGGAGAccattttgtaaattttcgtaTTCGATTGAGCATAGGAGGGTGATGGTTCCACCTCCACCAATACACCTTGTCGTCCAAACGGATTAACTTCCTTTTTGACTTCATTCATTTGATGTTGTTGGTCTGGATTATTCTTCTGTGGCATACGATGCTGTTGctggaatgaaaaaaaatcaaaaaattgttatcgGACTACGAGCTCATCAACTACAACACGGCGAATGAGCAGATACTGCAGATATTGGTATTGCTTCATTAGTCGCGCACACAATGCAAGTTACAAAGTGTAATGCACCATGAAGCGGGGTCGAACTTGTGGACTGTTGCTTTGCAGACGAGAGTGTTAGCCAGTAGGCCACCCGTGCATCACCGCAAGCGAGGCCGGTAAGGGGTTTTTGAATGCTTGCCTTTGCTATTACCCAGACgtgaaatttgcgatttttgcgccaaacatacggtaccaggtctcgacatgactaatttttgttaaatacaataaagtgtgcgtctttaaagagtactgtaatttcaaatttttgttgaaaagctatgaaaatcgatgaaaattccgtagcaacaaaagtttggaattaCAGTATTCCTTAAAGGCGCGCATCTTGtcgtatttaacaaaaattgttgtgaCGAGACCGGTTATCTCATAGTCagcaaaaatcggaaaaattagGGTCTGAGTAGTAATTACTTCATCGTTTTTGCACTTACCACTATCCGCTTCGGCGATAATGGATAAGTTCGAACAATTGCCTCTGTTTCTCTTGATTGTGGTGATTTTCGACGGGAATATGAAGATGTGGGAATTTGTTGATGTGGCCTAACATGAGGCTGAATAACCACATAATCGAACTTCATGGATTCAGAATTTCCGAGACTTTGTCCGGGTTCTAATACATCTTCTGCCAGCGGAACGTCATTATAGAAATCCTTATCCAGTCCGGAGGACATTGCGGTGAGCTGTGAAGGAGGTCGAGAGTctgctgaaaatataaatgatTTTGGTGTATTTCTTTGCAAGAAACTCTTACATTTCTtcttaaaaatcaatgaatctGTCCATCGCATTGCCTCAATTAGTCCATCGGACATATCAATCGATTTTCTAGCATATTGATCGAGAAGATCCGACCAGACTTCCTGAACAAGAGTGATGTCCTGCCAAACTATATCAGCACGTATCCGATCCCATGCTTCTCGTTTCTGAACCTTCAACTGAGCATCCGGCGTGGCGGCTTGCATCTCCTCATCGTAGAGAATCGGATTTTCTCGAACCATATTGATTagttgaagctgaaaatttgaaaattttgaattttaaacgttttccAGCTTACAAGTGTGTATTGCGTAGTTTTTACGGGTGGATCTTCCCTGGAAAATTGTTGTTGGAGGTCTCCAGCACCACCGTGGGAGCTTGAGGCGAcacctggaaaaattattggaaattcTGAATCTATGAATATCGATTTACTTGTCATTGAATGCTTGAGACCGGCGATTTGATAATCCTCTGTTCCGTGCCGCCGTCGGTCGctcattggaaatttttaataataattctgaaatttattttcttctcaaattCTCGCAAGTTTCTCAAGCATTTCTAGCTGCGTTGCGTGGCGATTCCTTCCCGAATTCGAGTTTCATATCAATCTACGATCCATTGAACCCAATAACCCGATTGGCAAGAAGATGATCGTACACACTCATTCACATAGGTGATAGACGTGCTACAGACCGTGGGAGACTCGAACGGGTAGTAGGGCGGAGCCGGGAACCGCGACGCAACCGAAACGCTTCAGAAACCGCAACGGAACAGGCATGCGAAGCGGTCAAgattcgaaaaagaaaacggaGCGAACAGGCAGAAAAACATCGATAGATAGGCGCGCGTGGCCGAGAAGGAGGCGAGACGAGACATCTAGGCCATCGATggtttctctgcgtctctcaagTGAGTAAATAAATGGTTTTGAGAGggtaaaatgaagaaaaaggattgatcgaaatttaaaaacttagtCTAGGAAAGGAAAACAAAGCAGGGgaaatctgaaacaaaacatataaaaacacacattttaactatttttcagagttAAACAAATATAATCTAACAAGAATTCAACTTCAAAGTGAAGATTTCCAGAAACGAAAATGGTTATgtgatttaaaaatgtgatttgttCAAGGAATTACAAGAAAACTCTGGTTtaacatttgaagaaaatccaTATtgcgaaaaatgaattttaaaagaattatTGACGGttttgaaatgtgaaattttcaataaatttcgaaaaatagataactttttttaaataaagaaaaacaacgaaaaaatatttcagtggTTACGGTAAACAAGCATAAGAGTGTTTGCGTACTGCGGACCAAAATCTTCGCGAGACCTCgggtactgtagaaaatttaggtatttttaaaactttatttttctattaatttccCTTCTTTCTCATTGggattttctagttttctggtaaataaaaacagtttaaatttaaatttaaaaattttatctccatattttttgtttccaggATGTCTTCTGAACCCATTGTTGCCAATCTAGACAATTCCATGACGACAGAGCCTGCACCCGCAGCTTTTCCACCAATATCCCCAATGTCATTTGCTTTTATGAATGAAGAAGAACGAGCAGCGGTCAAGTTTCCAAAAGTTGATCCAAAACCGCAAACTGCTAAAGATGATGAACCTTCCACATCCCAGAAAACGTTGAGCGTCGATGATCTTCTGATAgtcgacgacgacgacgaaaCTGATTCACCACCGGCATCTTCTAGTAATTATGAACCTAAAGCTCATATTGGATGGGCTTCATTCGGAGATTCCTGTCTCCCACCTCCACCAAAGCCAGTTAAAAAAGCTACGGATCCAAATTTGCCACGAAGAAGTTTGTTTGCAAATGGTCCTctgttaaataaaaatattgttttcagaagTCTACGTCATTCGTTCTCAGAATACAGACAAGTCGAAGTCCCCGTTAGTTGTTAATAACCAACAAGTAACACTCGAAAAGGCacaaaattctccaaaaaatccgaatccTGTTGTATCTAAGCCAATAGTGCTTACAGACTCTGATGAGGATGTGGACGTTGTTGGATTCGACGAAGAGGAGGAAgcgttagtttttaaaaagttttttattaaacaaaacAATCACCCGTcttcagaattaaaattatggcCGACCCTACACGCCCACCAGATCTTCCACCACAGCGATCTCTGATATCCAGATTTGAGTCGAATCGAACCAAAAGAGgtattttccatgaaaatttgattttttaaagctcaTTTTCTCTTCAGATATCTTCCGAAACAGTTATGATTCTGATGAGGAGGAATTTCTGCGATCTCGGTACCAGCGAGCTGTCACACCGCCGCCAATTCTCGAGCGACAAAGTGGAAGTACTCGGGAGTCTGTAAGCGAACCAAGTGAAGGGAAAATTCTCGAGGAAGACGCAACGCTTGGAAGTGAACATACGGAAAGAGTCGGAAAACGAATTGAGTAAGTTGAATTTCgggtttttgaaaaccttGACTTCCAAAATAATGACAATTTGTTTAATAAGTCCTGCTAAAAagcaaattttccagattggAGGAAATCAATCCATCACAGCTTCTACGAACCAAAATTTCGGCGAGCGCAATTCCAATCCTTCCACTCTCCAAATCGATAATGGAACGTAAAAAAGTAGCTCTGGAGATGACGAAAAACGCCGTGATCAGACAAGCGAATAACTTCCGTCCAAAAGCCAAAAACAGTACCGTGGCTCCAAAAAGTGTCCAAATTCCTGCATATAATCATAAAACTCCTATGACGTTCTACTCGAATATGGCGgtaaattatatatttttggaaaaccctAAAGTGGAACttcaatatttcgaattttcctgcATTatcattaacaaaaaaacttttcagcaaTTACTAGTGTTTTTCATCCAATAATTATATTATTTCATTCCCTGTTTTCATCataagcaaaaaatattttcatctAATGGTTGCACaaaatggtaaattttttgaagaactacagtaacccaactcCAGTTTCtctcaataaattaaaaaaatcttggcgaaaaataagaaagttCAGCGACATTGAAAAGAAGAGGagaagggttactgtagttctaAAAGGCGCTTACATTTTTGCGCCGGGATGATTGGAGATAATTGTTCGTGGTGCGACCGTAGTTCTTCCTAAAATTTTGCCACTGGCTAGTACTttacaaaatcaaattatttgtGGCGAGACCTACaacgaacaattttcaaaattcaggcCCCCGCCTTCGTCAAAGGAGTCAATGGAAGATGTTATCGTTGCGCCGAAATTCAAAAGCCTGTGGATATGAGCTCCTTCCGATTCGTCGACGATTCTACCGTTATTGCCATCCGTGCTCATCTTTGCGATCAGACACGCGTCATGGTAGCTAGAACAGCAATTTGGAATCGAGAATACGCGAAACGACTCGGCGATCGAGCTGCTGGAACTGTTTGGCAGAAACCGGACGAGGTGTCGGCTCAGATGACCGGATTTTGCAGTGCGACGGTTCGTAGATGTATTGAGATTGCCAATATGTCTATCATTCCAAAGTGTGCTGATCGTGTTGGTGTTTCGGTAAGTTTCAAAGAACAAAGAAGATTTaatctaacttttttcagagaaacgaACTGACCTCCCTGAAGTCTTCTTTCGGATCCGAGAAGTTTTGTGGGCAGACCATGCGAGCTCCACATGTACTCACTCAGTTCTACTCAGTTAATCAGGCATCGATGGCTCGTAATAGGGAAGGTTCTGATGGTCCTTCTTCCTCAGCAGCAAGACCGGTTGGAAGACCACCCACTACGCAACCAGTAGAAACTGCAgtggagaaaaagaagaatgatGAAGATGAGAAAAGACATCATCCACTCACAAACTTCACAACAGCATCCACGTCTTCCCAAAATCTGCAAGATCAACCACCACCCAAGAATACCGTTCTCCGCTGGTCAAATATCACAACTCCGAGGATTCTTCGTCCACCAACTCTCAAAACTCCCTACTCGCTTCCCAGGACTGCAGTGATTCCGGtgatgaagaagaagcagcCCGAAATAGAGCAAGTTCAGCCGAAGAAGGACACGACGGCAAGCCTTGTTCGCAAAAGAGGCCGCCCGAGAAAGGAGAAGCCTCTGGAGGTGCAGTCTCCTCGCAAGGGACTATATCTTCGCTTCAAATCGTGCACAAAGTATATTGTTCGGGTAAGAGaactgaacaatttgaaaacttgaaatatttggtTTTACAGACTCCAATTGACAAAAGTGTCCAAGAAACGGTGAACTATCTACTGGATGAGGTTGACAAAAGGGCTTCAACTTCTGCTACGTAGCTGCTACAATCTCTgttcttttgtttttgttttctcgttCTAAATGTTTTGTTGTCTCATGTTTTTAGTTCTTCGGAACTTGTTATCCCCTCCcagtgttttattattttttgtacattttacTGTTGCTCTGTTCTGCACGTTGACCCCACATTTGTTAGTAGCATATGAAACGGTTTTATAAAGTAAGTGGAAAAGgtagaaaatctgaatttgataattttttaatacggCTGAATACGATACTCGACTTCCGCGAATCCCCATCCCGGCTTTCCGTCGACAACGAATTCGCTCATTCCTTCGGTGACCTGACATGCTTGATCCAATCCCATTTTGAATGAGACGGCTTCCTTGATATGAACATCTGCGTGATGAATCTTGCCGTCAACTTCGAACGAGTAGTGGAAATCATCAGGGAAATGACGATCCTCTCCGTGGTTTGGAAGGGAGAAGTGTACACGATCCACTGGCTTCGTCTCaccagttctgaaaaaaaaaatttaggttctGCCCATTAAGGAAATTACTAGAATCTTTTGCGAGAATACGGTActcggtctcgaaacgacttAAAGgacacttataatgatccaaaacgacgaaaaatcataataaaacactccaaaaatgtttatatttttcgtAAGCTTtcgcaaattgccaaaatattgaaaaataggagCTATTGAGAAAATCTAAAGCAATGTTGCATACCCCTACAATGTGTTAATACGAAtagttaaaacaaaattaaagtattaaaaaatgtgataaaaaaacaattttttggggtGACTTCGAAAATTATAAGTggaaaaactgagtaattgtcactttttgacataTTCCGTGAATTGAATTCCACGGTTTCAAAACGCTGTGAATGTGTGGTGTCTCtcgcagaaaaattcaaatgcgCCCTGTTGAGCCATTTTATGTGTTTTCTTGGAGCGTAGATGCATCAACCCACGGTGTAACAATATATCCAAATTCAAGGTGACTAAAAACAGTTTCTGGCATTGAAATAACCGAAGTATGAACACATGTACCATCTTCCAAATGGTAAATCATCATGATATATCTGGAAATTTAGTCAATCTACGATGCAAACAAGTTCCACTTTACCTTCGAATGTCTGACCATCTGCGGTATCCAGCAATCGTGTGATCTCTCATGCTCGTCATTCGAATTCCAGAAGCAGTGTGATTTCCAATTCGAAAATCTCCAGAAATCGTTCCAAATTGTTCATAGTGTGACTGATGGGATGCTCGCATTTTATCGAAGAGTCCACGGCTCCATGGCTCAATTGCTAAAGAATGAGCAATTGCAGTGGGGGAGCACATCTTGTCGAAATCGAATTGATTTCCtggaaatagaaaataaagtaaaaagaCGTGCGAGGCCAATAAGCGGGCGAGGCTTGAGATTTCACAAAAGCGTGGGTGGCGCCATCGAAGATTTCTTGTAGTCACCAAAAAAGCAGGACACTTACCGCGAAGCTCACCCGCGGAAAAGattctttgaattttggcTATCGcggaagaaaaaatattttctctgtAGGAGGTGTGCACAAACAATTGACATTGAATTTCAGGACATAACCCTAAATTGCTTGCCCCCTTTCCAGAACGTTCGCTCTGCGGTAGATTACATTCCCTAGGAAGTGCTAACCAGCTCTTAAGAATATTTATCCGTGTTCTCCACGTGGACAACATGAAgattgactttttgaaacgAATTTCACTAGAACCGTTAAATTCACAAACCGAAATTCGTCCAAGTCAGGTCGAAATTTGCGTCAAAAATCTTTATGCCATCCTTCATCTCCTCGGATccgtttttctgaaaattgacaatacTTTGTAAAACATAGGAAACtccaaaaaactcacaataaaattgattttccccGGTGCTGAAGCTAATTTTCCATTGAACTGTATTCTCCACTTTTTCATTGGTTCAATGCAAGAAACGATGAAGCCACTTTCTGTTTTCCATTCTTTTTCCGGACATTGGATgctctgaaaaaacaaaaacggtTTCTGATCAcatcatttctt
The nucleotide sequence above comes from Caenorhabditis elegans chromosome III. Encoded proteins:
- the C05D2.8 gene encoding DUF7064 domain-containing protein (Confirmed by transcript evidence); protein product: MFWLFIAGGAIYLILQFILKPDPVKLLGIYGQPGKWYFLKFNLMRFVIDRRQKKQNSKSKSHKEDNKENLMNSQWGGDGGERDIVEMEKKHDMKQDWSADAVFFDASNRDGWYITLGTAQRPNNIINLFFILRIPEIGTFVNEELHTDTNVKSIQCPEKEWKTESGFIVSCIEPMKKWRIQFNGKLASAPGKINFIKNGSEEMKDGIKIFDANFDLTWTNFGNQFDFDKMCSPTAIAHSLAIEPWSRGLFDKMRASHQSHYEQFGTISGDFRIGNHTASGIRMTSMRDHTIAGYRRWSDIRRYIMMIYHLEDGTCVHTSVISMPETVFSHLEFGYIVTPTGETKPVDRVHFSLPNHGEDRHFPDDFHYSFEVDGKIHHADVHIKEAVSFKMGLDQACQVTEGMSEFVVDGKPGWGFAEVEYRIQPY
- the xnd-1 gene encoding X chromosome NonDisjunction factor (Product from WormBase gene class xnd;~Confirmed by transcript evidence) encodes the protein MSSEPIVANLDNSMTTEPAPAAFPPISPMSFAFMNEEERAAVKFPKVDPKPQTAKDDEPSTSQKTLSVDDLLIVDDDDETDSPPASSSNYEPKAHIGWASFGDSCLPPPPKPVKKATDPNLPRRKVYVIRSQNTDKSKSPLVVNNQQVTLEKAQNSPKNPNPVVSKPIVLTDSDEDVDVVGFDEEEEAIKIMADPTRPPDLPPQRSLISRFESNRTKRDIFRNSYDSDEEEFLRSRYQRAVTPPPILERQSGSTRESVSEPSEGKILEEDATLGSEHTERVGKRIELEEINPSQLLRTKISASAIPILPLSKSIMERKKVALEMTKNAVIRQANNFRPKAKNSTVAPKSVQIPAYNHKTPMTFYSNMAAPAFVKGVNGRCYRCAEIQKPVDMSSFRFVDDSTVIAIRAHLCDQTRVMVARTAIWNREYAKRLGDRAAGTVWQKPDEVSAQMTGFCSATVRRCIEIANMSIIPKCADRVGVSRNELTSLKSSFGSEKFCGQTMRAPHVLTQFYSVNQASMARNREGSDGPSSSAARPVGRPPTTQPVETAVEKKKNDEDEKRHHPLTNFTTASTSSQNLQDQPPPKNTVLRWSNITTPRILRPPTLKTPYSLPRTAVIPVMKKKQPEIEQVQPKKDTTASLVRKRGRPRKEKPLEVQSPRKGLYLRFKSCTKYIVRTPIDKSVQETVNYLLDEVDKRASTSAT